From the Candidatus Deferrimicrobiaceae bacterium genome, the window TCGATCCCCTCTCCGGTCTTCGCCGACAGCGGGACCGTTCCTTTCCTGCCGGGACCGCGGAAGAAGGAGCCGTCCTCGACGACCGGCAGGTCCTGCTTGTTCACGAGGACCAGGTGGGGGCGGTCCGCCATCTCCCGGTACGCATCGCGATCCCCCCCGTGCGCCGGCCGGCTCCCGTCGAGGACGAACAGGGTCAAGTCCGCCCCCGCGATGATCTCCCGGCTCCGCCTCACCCCTTCGCGCTCCACCGGATCTTCCGCCTCCCGCAACCCCGCGGTGTCGACAAGCCGAAGCGGAATCCCCGAAAGGGAGACCTCCCCGGAGAGGTAATCCCGCGTGGTCCCCGGGATCTCCGTGACGATCGCCCGCTCCTCCCCCAGAATGCGGTTGAGCAGGCGGGACTTCCCCACGTTGGCCACCCCGGCGATCGCCACCGTTGCCCCGTCCCGGTACCGGTGCCCGCGGGTGTACGATGCGGCGTACCGCCCTGCCTGTATCCTCAAATCTGATACCCGTTCTATTAGTTGTGCATTGTCTATCAGGGGAATGTCCTCGTCGGAGAAGTCGATCGCGGCCTCCAGGATCGTGAGAAGGGATACGATCTGTTCCCGAAGAGGGGTGATCGCCTCCCGGATTCCTCCCTGGAGCTGGCGCAGAGCCGCCCGGGCCGCCCCTTCCGTGCGGGCCGCAATCAGGTCGGCGAGCGCCTCCGCCTGCGTCAGGTCCATCTTTCCGTTTTCGAAGGCGCGGCGGGAGAATTCCCCGGGGGCTGCGGGGACCGCCCCGAGAGCGCACGCAGCCGTGGCGGCCCGCTCCACGAGAACGGGATTGCCGTGCATGTGGATCTCCGCCACATCCTCTCCGGTGAAACTCCTCGGTGCGGGAAAGAAGACGATCAGCCCGGAGTCGATCTCCTCCCCCCGGCTGTCGCGGAACGGGCACCGGACAAGCGTGCGCGACGGGACAAGGGATGGATCCACCCCGGTCATCCGGGACGCGATCGGGAAGGATTCCGGTCCGGAGAGGCGCAGGAGGGATACGGCACCGGAGCCGGGGGGGGTTATGGGTGCCACGATCGTCGTCCCGCCGTCGCCGCCCGGTCCCCCCTCCGGCGCC encodes:
- the mnmE gene encoding tRNA uridine-5-carboxymethylaminomethyl(34) synthesis GTPase MnmE; translated protein: MDEHGPWSRAAPEGGPGGDGGTTIVAPITPPGSGAVSLLRLSGPESFPIASRMTGVDPSLVPSRTLVRCPFRDSRGEEIDSGLIVFFPAPRSFTGEDVAEIHMHGNPVLVERAATAACALGAVPAAPGEFSRRAFENGKMDLTQAEALADLIAARTEGAARAALRQLQGGIREAITPLREQIVSLLTILEAAIDFSDEDIPLIDNAQLIERVSDLRIQAGRYAASYTRGHRYRDGATVAIAGVANVGKSRLLNRILGEERAIVTEIPGTTRDYLSGEVSLSGIPLRLVDTAGLREAEDPVEREGVRRSREIIAGADLTLFVLDGSRPAHGGDRDAYREMADRPHLVLVNKQDLPVVEDGSFFRGPGRKGTVPLSAKTGEGIDALLRAIAAELAPGEDAIMAEAPLTRLRHLEAVRKADVALERGQEAAGRALSLEFPAADIREAARALAELTGEIAPEEVLQAIFRSFCIGK